The DNA segment AGGTATCCGGCAAGGAGATTGGCAGTGCTGCCTGGCTCGCTGCGCTGAAGGGCACGTGCGAAGTCATCGGGGCAAACAGGCTCGGCCCTGGCCTTTGGGGAACGGTGTCCAGCGCCCGCAGTTGACGGGCTGCCCCTGCGGTGTTTGACTATGGCGTATGAACCTTCAAGAAGCCATCGCCGCAATTACCCCCAGTCTGATTGAGATGCGCCGGGACTTTCACCGCCATCCCGAGCTTGCTTTTCAAGAGGTGCGAACGAGCGCCAGGTTGGCCGATTTTTTGCAGGGGCTGGGCCTCGAGGTTACTCGAGGGGTAGCCCAGACGGGTGTGGTGGCACGGCTTAAAGGTGCGAGGCCGGGTAAAACCGTGCTGGTGCGGGCCGACATTGACGCCCTGCCGATACAGGAGGCCTCCGGGGTGGAGTACAGCTCCCAGACGCCCGGTGTAATGCACGCCTGCGGCCACGACGGCCACGCCGCAATTGCCGCCCACGTGGCAGCCGTGCTGGTTCGCTTCAAAGACCAGATTGCCGGTGAGGTGCGATTTGCCTTTCAGCCAGCCGAAGAAATTGTTTCTGGGGCAAAGCCCATGGTGGAGGCGGGCGTGCTGGAAGGGGTGGACTCGGTGGTGGGTCTGCACCTCTATAGCCTGATGCCGACAGGCAAGGTGGGCGTGCGGCCGGGGCCCTCCATGGCTGCCGCCGATGCTTTTACCATCGAGCTGACCGGCAAGGGGGCCCATGCGGCCATGCCCCACGAGGGTGTGGACACGGTGCTGATGGCCGCACAACTCATCGTGGCGCTGCAAAGCCTGGTCAGCCGCGAGACCGACCCCATCCAAACAGCCGTAATCACCATTGCCACGGTTTCTGCTGGCGAGGGAGCACACAACATTATTCCCGAGACTGCCATCCTCAAAGGCACCTTGCGTACCTTCGACCCGACTTTGCGGGAAAAGCTTATACGGCGCATTAACGAGCTTTCGCAAGGCATAGCTGCCGCGATGGGCGGGCGTGCCTCTGTGAACTGGTTACCGGGTTCTCCGGCGGTGGTCAACGACCCCCAGATGGTAGAGCGCTTTCGGCGGGTAGCCCGTGAGGTGGTGGGGGAGAGCGCAGTGCTGGAAGTGCCTCCGGTAATGGGCGGCGATGATATGTCCGAGTTTTTGAACCGCCGGCCGGGCGTGTACTTCTGGCTGGGGGCTGGCGACCCCGACCTGGGCAAAAACCGGCCCCACCACCACCCTGGCTTTTGGATCGACGATACGCGCGCGCTACCACTGGGGGTAGAACTCATTACCCGTACCGTGCTAGATTTCCTGGCATAGGGTGGTCTTCGGAAAGAATGGCCCGACCCCAATCGGGAGAAGGGCTGTGGGTTCGTTTTTGCTGCTGAGAAGCTCGAAAACATGTGCCTGGGCTAGGTAGGCCACATCGCGGCATTTCCTGGTAGGCGCCCCCTTGTTTTCTCGGAGCAGTAAGAATGGTCAAGACCGCGATAGTGGGAGCTACCACAAAAAGCGGCTCTACAGACGGGCACACTAGGATATGCCATTATTGCTGCTGGTTTTGCTTTTGTCCTGGGCAGGGGCGCAGCGCTTACAGGATGTCCCGGCCCGGGATCAGGCGGCAATCCGGGCTGTAATCCTGGCCCAGATGGAAGCCTTTAAACGGGACGATGCTGCGAGGGCTTTTTCCTTTGCCTCACCTGGTATTCGCCAGGCCTTTCAGACCCCGGCGCGCTTTTTGGAGATGGTCAGGTCGTCGTATGCCCAGATTTACCGTCCCCTCAAGGTGACATTTGGTTCGGCACAGCGGTCGGTTGGCGCGCTCATGCAGGTGCGGCAGGTGGTCAACCTGGTGGGCCTCGATGGTCAAAAGGCGGTGGCCTATTACCTGATGGAGCGCCTGGAGGACGGAAGCTGGGTGATTGCTGGCGTGTACCTCGAGCTCGTCACTGACGACCAGACCATCTAATACCGGATTCAAAAAGATAATCTTCAAACAAAAAGCGCTAAGAGGCTATCTTTTTGAATCCTAGAGCACACCCCTCGCTGCGCTCGGCGAAGAAAGCGTATCCCTTCGGTCGGGTTAGTTCGTCACCGTTCGGTGACGAACTAACCGAATCTGGTATAACAGGAAAACCCCTGATCTTCTACATCAGGCGGGCAAAGTGCTGGCCGCCGCTTCCGCCAAAGGCCCAGCCCAGAACGAACCCTACTTGAATGGCCTGGAAACCCATCATCAGGTAAGCTACCCCAGGTATGGAAGCCCTGCTCAATACGGTGGTTCCGGTGGCCTTTATTGTCCTGACGGGCTACCTGGTGGGAAAGCGGATCGACTTCGACCTGCAAACCCTTTCCAAGCTGTCGATATATGTGCTGGTTCCGGTGCTGATATTTGACGCAATGCTCCGGGCCAAGCTGACTGGCGCCAGCGTGCTTGGTATTACCGCCGGCTTTTTTCTGGCATCGCTCGGGCTTTACTTGCTGGCGCTGGGCCTGAGCCGTTGGCTGCGCTTTGAGCAGGGTACAGCCAAGGCTATGATCGCTTCGGCCACCTTTCCCAACTCGGGCAACATGGGCCTATCGCTGACCTTTTTCGCCCTGGGGCAGCCGGGCCTGGATCGGGCCATTGTTTTTTTTATCGCCAGCAGCGTGTTGATGTTTGGCCTGGGGCCTGCGTTTTTGCGCGGGGGCGGTTTTTTGCAAAGCCTCTGGTTCACCCTGAAGCTGCCTCTGTTCTGGGCCCTGGCTGGGGGGTTGCTGGTGCGGGGGTTGAGCATTCCCCTGCCGCTGGGGTTGGGCGAAGGGGTGCACCTCTTAGGCCAGGCCTGCATCCCGGTGATGCTCCTGACCCTGGGCATTCAGATCGCTCGCTCCAAACCGGAGTGGGGCGGTTTTGAGCTTCAGGCCAGCGCTTTGCGCCTGGTGGCCGCCCCCCTGCTGGCGGCCCTGGCAGGGTGGGTTTTGGGGCTAGAGCGGCTCGACATTCAGGTTCTGGTGCTGCAAAGCGCCATGCCCATTGCCGTCAACGCCTTTTTGATGGCAGGGGAATTTGGTGGCGACGGTGTCCGGGCCGCCCGGGCGGTGGTGGCTTCGTCGGTGCTTTCATTTGTAACGATTCCAGTGGTGCTGCTGTTGATTGGGGTGGGCTAGCTCTTTTAGCCGGAAGGAGGGGCTGGAGGGGGCGGAAAAAACGGCGAACCCACCTCGAGCTGCAGCAAGGGGCTATTCTGCACCAGCACCACCAGGCGGTAATAACCATCATCCAGGCGTTCGAAGCGGGCCTGGTAGGTGCCCGGCTTTTCAACCCAGATGGAGCGCTCCTGAAATAGCTGATCGCCTTTGTACCAGCGCAGCTCGAGGTACACCGGCTCGGCCAGGTGCCGCACCGTCAGCCGGGCTACCGCTGCGCTTTCAGCGGGTTCCAGGGTTCCGCTGAGGCTGGTGCGGTTGGGCAGGGTGGCGCGACCCGGGTCGAGCGGCACAAAGGTGTAGCGGCAAGCCGGTAACAGCAGGCCAACTAGTAAAAGCCAATGTAGGAGCTTCATAGTCCTTCACCGGCTGTGACCAGGCTCAAAAGGGCCACCGGCGCGGTTTCGGCCCTCAGGATACGTGGCCCCAGTGTGATGGGGGTGAAACCCCGCTCTTCCAGTAGCTGTATCTCATCGTCGCTGAGGCCCCCTTCTGGGCCGGTCAGCAGGGCGGTGGGCTTCTGGGGGTCCCACACCTCCCGCACCCGGGCCGAGGTTCTGGGCTGGGCTACCAGCCCCTGCGACACTGGGGGAAGCAGTTTGAGCGGCAGGAGTGGCTTTACTTCGGGAACCACGCTGCGCTCGCACTGCTTGGCCGCCTCGAGGGCAATCCGGCGCAGGCGCAGCAGCTTGTTCTCGCTTATCTCCCGCACCACACAGTGCTGGGTCAGGATGGGCACAATGGTGCTGGCTCCCAGCTCGGTGGCGGCCCGCACCACCTCGGCCAGGTGGTCGCCCTTGAGCAGGGCCACATACAGGCTGACAGGGTGTGGGGGCTCTTTGCTGGCCGGCCAGGTTTCTTCCACCTGCAGGCGCACCCAGCCTGGCTCGGTTTGCACCACCCGGGCGCGGCCTTCTGTGCCCTTGCCGTCGAATACCGTGAGCGTGTCGCCCACCCGGGCCCGCAGCACATCCAGCAGGTGGTGGGCCTCCCGTCCGCCCAGCTCGACTTCGGGCTGGATGATGGGAACAAAAGCACGGTGGGGACGCATAGCTCTTTAGCAGGCGGCATAGGTCAGGCAGACCCACTCGCCTTCCTGCCTGCGTGACAGCAGCTCGAAGCGGTTGGCCTCGAGGGCGCTGCGAACGATGGGCTCACGTTCGGCCAGGATGCCGGAGAGGATCAGGGTTCCACAAACCCCAAACAATTCGCGGTACTTTTGGGCAAAATAGGCGTGCAGCTCGGCAAAGAGGTTGGCTACTACCAGGTCGAAGGGGCCTTCTATGTCGTCCAGGCTGCCCTGCTTAAACGAGGCCTCGACCTGGTTGTACCGGGCATTTTCGACGGCCTGGGGGATGACAGTTGGGTCGATGTCTATTCCCAGCGCCTCCGCTCCCAGCAGGGCCGCCCCAATGGCCAGAATGCCCGAACCCGTGCCTAGGTCGAGCACCCGCATCCCGGGCTCGGTTCGCTGGGCCAGGGTTTCCAGGGCCATACGGGTAGTCTCGTGATGGCCGGTGCCAAAGGCCATGCCCGGCTCGATGACAATGCGTTTTTCCTGGCCTTCCCACTCATGCCAGGGGGCCAGCACCACAAAAGGCCCGGCCCGTACCGGCTTCAGGTCGCGCTTGTAGGCCTCGAGCCAGTCGGTATCGGGCAGCTCGAGCCACTCCCCCGGCAGGGGCAGTTCAACCCGCTCGGGAAAATAAGCCCAGACCTCGCCGGGCTTCTCCTCGAGGCCCCTGGCCCCTTGCTCGAACAAAAAGGCCGAGTATAGGTCGAGGGTTTGAAAGTCTCCACGTAAACGAAAAACGTGCATACCATAGTTTACCTGCTGAAGGCTCTTCAACCGCTGGGCACTAAGGTCAGGCGCAGGCTTCCCGCAAGCTTTTCGCCCGGTTCCAGCACCCGCACCCCCGTATTTTCCCAGCCCTGGCTCAACAGGTTGAAGCCATCGGTGGCGTGAGTGACGGGCTCGAGGGCCACGCTTCCATCGGGGGCGGTGAAGACCACCAGGTGCGAGAAGATGGGGTCTGCGCTTAGCTCCATGCGCCAGTCGGAACCGGGCCAGTCCAGGCTTAGCTTTCCATTCCAGCCTGCGAACACGTGGTCCAGCGTGGTCGCGCCGACCGGCCTGGGCTGCGAGAAGTCGAACTCGGGCGGTATGGCCTCGGCAGGCCGGGTGGGGAGGCAGCTGGCATCGGTCAGGTAGATGTGATCGGCCCCGAAGCAGAGCAGGGCCTCGCGAGAGTTGCCCAGGTGGCGCATGAAGTACGGGTGATGCCCAAACCCCGCCGGCATGGGTTCAGTTCCCACATTCACCAACGTCGTCGAGGTTTCAAGGCTATCCCCTTGCAGCCGGTAGGCTACTTCCACCCTGAAGGGGAACGGGAAGTTCAGGTCGTGGAGGCTCGAAGCGTCGAAAGCGCAATGCAGGGTGTGCTCGTTGATGCGCAGTGCGCTCCAGGGCCGCCCGTGTACCTCGCCGTGCAGGGTCTGCCCGTCGGGCCAGTTGGGGCGAAGCTGGTAGGTTTTACCGGCAAACACAAAGCGCCCCTCCCGGATGCGGTTGGAGTAGGGGGCCAGGATGTAGCTCGAGGTGTCGGGGGAGTGCTTTTGCACCAGGGCTGCGGGCGAGGTTGGGCGCAAAATGGGCAGCCAGAATCCCGCTTGGTGGAGCTCGAGGCCCACGATGCTAGCCCCCAGCTCGGGCGCGACGGTCAGGCGGAGTGAGCGGTTTTGCAGAATCTCTAGGTGCATTGGCTTCAGTCTGAAGGTTAGCGGGCAAAAATCCAAGCCCTGGGCACTTTTCAGGCGGGCAATAGCGCGCGAATCTGCCCGACCAGGGCCTCGAGGTAGTCGAAAAACAAAGGGCCGTAGTGGGCCAGCTCGTCGCCCCCGGTAACCACCAAGGGGAAGCACCAACCCCGTTCGGCCAATAGGCGTTGGGCTTTTTCCAGTGGCCTCGAGCGGTGCGGTTTGGGTTCGTATATCACCAGCTCTGGCCCCCGGCGCGCCACCTCGGCCAGATCGGGCTGGAAGTAGCTCTGGGGGTGCTCGGCGAAGATGTTTTGCAGGCCCAGGTAGCGCAGGGCTTCGCCCACATAGCTGCCCCGCCCTACCGTAATGGGGCCGCCCAGGTCGAACTCGAGGTAAACCCGAAGGGGTGGAAGCGCTTTGTAGAGCGCGCCATAGCGCTCTGAAAGACGGGCACACAGCCCGGTGGCCGCCTCAGTTGCCTCCAGCAGGGCCCCCAATACGGCGATGTTCTCCAGGATGCCATAGGGGCTTTGCGGCAGGGGGATTGGGAAGATGGGAAAACCCCGCCGGTGCAGCTCAAAGAGCAGTTCCCGCTGTACGCCGGTGCTGATGAGCACTAGGTCGGGTTTGAGGCTTTCCAGCAGTTCCCAGCGCACCCGGGTATAGCTCGAGACCACCGGCAGGCTCAAGGTAGCGGCAGGGCGGTAACAGAAGGCGCTGCGCCCCACCAACCGCTCGCCCAGGCCCAGGGCAAAGAGGGTCTCGGTGACGTTGGGGGCCAGCGACACAATGCGCTGCGCAGTGTCGGGCAGCTCGAGGGGCCCCAGCCAGTCGTGCACCAGCTTCACCGTTGCACCTCCTCGAGCCAGGCCTCCACCCTGCTGTACAGGGTGTCCAGGTCGGCGTCGTTCCAGATGACCCAGGTGGCCCGACGCACCTTATCCTCTTGCGGGAGCTGGCTCTGGTCGCGGGCCTCGAACTCGGCTTCGGAGAGGCCGCTGCGGGCCATCACCCGGGCTTTGCGTAGGTCAGTGGGGGCGGCCACCACCAGCACCCCGGCAAAATCTTTTTCACGCCCGGTCTCGAACAGCAGAGGAATGTCGTGCACCACCAGGCGGTGCCCCGCTTGACGGGCTTTTTCGGTTTCTTCCCGCATGCGCTGGCGCACGTAGGGGTGGATCAGGGCCTCGAGCCGCCTGCGGGCCTCTGGGTCGCTGAATATCAATCGCCCAAGTGCAGCACGATTGATCTCTCCACCTGAACACGCCTCTGGAAAGGTTTGGCAAATCTCCGACTTCAAGACCAGAGCTCCTTCACGGGCATATTCGTCCGCATCCAGAACCGGCACACCCAACGCCCGCAAACGCTGGGCCACCGTGCTCTTGCCGCTGCCAATGCCTCCGGTAAGACCAATGAGCCGCATCAGGGCCTAGCATACTGCCCTTCTTTATGTAACGCCGAGCGGTGACTTCTTCACCGGCCAGGGCCAAAAACGGTGTCAAACTGGGGCTATGCGATGGTTTTTGGTAGCCGTGTTGACTGCACTGGCAGCCTGTACCGCTAACCCTGGGGTCTCGTACACCCCAGAGGACCATCTATCCTCTTTGAATGCCGTCAACCAGGCCCGTGCCCAGGCCCGTAGCTGCACCACGGATGGCAACACCAAAGCCTACTACCCTGCGCCTGCCCTTACCTGGAACGGCCTGCTGGGCGAGGTGGCCCGCCAGCGGGCGGAACACATCCAGCAGACCGGTCAGTTTAGCCATAAGGAGGGCTCGAGCAACACCTATGCCGTAGCTATCCGAGCCCAGCAGGTGGGCTACAAATACCTTGACATTCGAGAGAACCTGGCCTACAACTACGCCTCCGCTGAGACGGTAGTGGCTGCCTGGTCATCGAGCACCAGCGGCCACTGCAACACCCTCATGGAACCCCATCTGCGCGAGATGGGCATGGTTCGGCGCGGCGACTACTGGGTGCTGGTGGTGGCCCAGCCCCAGCCCTAGCGCCTGCGGCGGCGCTTGCGCTTCGATGAAGAAGCCTTTTCCCCACTTGGCTGGGGGGATGCGCTTGGCGCTTCGCCCCAGGAGCCAAAATAAATTTTCTGAGCATTGACCTTAACCGGCTTCTGGAAACCCCGCCGCTCGTCGGGCGGGCCCACCACCCGCCTCGAGCGGGCCCTGGTATGGGGGGCCGGGCTTTTGGGTTCGGTGGCGACTATCTTGCGCGCTGGCTTGGCGGTCGCAGCCGCCTTGGGCTCCTGGGCGGCTGGTTTTGTGCCCTTCCCACGCTTGCCCCGGCGGCGCTTTTTGCTCTGCTCCTGTTTGGGTGGTTCGGGTGGGGTTTCCGACTGATAAAACTTTTCTGTCGGCACCAGATCAATCTGCCGGGCCGATGGGTTGGCTCCTTCAATTTTTACTTCCATCTCGTCTCCTATTCGAATGCGGCGTTTGGTTCGCAGGCCTTCCAAAGCCAGCAGGTCTTCGATGTACTGGTAGTGGTCGTCCTCGAGGGCCCCTAGCCGAATCATGCCCTCCACCCCGTTCTTGAGGCTCACAAACACCCCGAACCCGGTAACGCCCGAGACCGTGCCCCGGAAGGTCTCGCCTCGGTGCCTTAAGGCCCACAGGCACTGGTAGTACTTGGTCAACTCGCGCTCGGCGTTTTCGGCGGCCCGCTCGCGTTCGGAGGTATGCTCGGCAATTTTAGGAAACCGCTGGCTCCACTCCTCCTTACGGGCCTGGGTAATGCGGCGCTGGAGCAGGGTGCGCAACACCCGGTGCACCACTAGATCGGGATACCGCCGGATGGGGCTGGTGAAGTGCAGATAGTGTTCGGCAGCCAGCCCAAAATGCCCCAGGTTTTCAGCAGCATAGCGGGCCAGGCGCAAAGAGCGCAGCAGCAGGGTCGAGACCACAGGCTCCTCTGGGCGGCCTTCGGCTTGCTTCAGGATGCTTTGCAGGGCCTTGGGGGAGAGCTCGCCTCCCGGCAGGCTGTAGCCCAGCTTACCCAGGGCGGCCACCAGCTTATTGTAGGCCTCTTCGCTGGGGTCCTCGTGGACGCGAAACAGGGTGGGGATGTCTCGCTCGGCCAGGTGCTTGGCCACCACCCGGTTGGCCAGCAGCATCAGCTCTTCGATCAGGCTGCGGGCGCGGGGCTCATTCTGCGGAATCAGGTGCAGGCTGCCGTCCTCGTCTACCTCCACCTTTACCTCGGTGAAGCGAAAATCCAGCGCGCCCTCTTCCAGTCGGCGGGCTTTTAGGGTCTGGGTGAGCCTGAGCAGGAGCTTCAGGTCTTCTTCGAGCCCCGAACTCCTGTCGGGTGGCAAGACCTGGGTTTGTTCGGGGTGCTTTAGCCCCTCGGCAAAGGCCTCGACCTCGGTATAGGTCAGGCGGGCCACGCTGCGGATGACCCCCTCGGCAAAGCGGTAGTCCTTGACCTTGCCCTTGGGCGTGAGCTCGACCAGCACCGAGATGACCAGCCGGTCTTCGTAAGGTTTGAGCGAACAGATGCCGTTGGAAAGCTGCTCGGGCAGCATGGGCAGCACCCGGCCCGGCAGGTACACGCTGGTTGCGCGGGCGTAGGCTTCGTGATCTAGGGGCGAGAACTCTTTCACATAGTGTGAGACATCGGCAATGTGGATTCCCACCCGGTAGTTGCCGTTCGGGAGCTGCTCGATGTGAATCGCGTCGTCGAAGTCTTTGGCATCGGCCCCATCGATGGTAAAGACCCGCAAGGCCCGAAAATCCTCCCGCCGCTCAACTTCTTTTGCGTCCAGATGGGCTATCTTTTGGGCTTCCTCCAGCGCTTCAGGCGGGAATACACTCCTAAGCTCGTACTTGGCGATGATGGCCTCGGTCTCGACCTCGGGGCTATCGCCTTGGCCCAGATAGCCGGCAAACTCGCCGTAAGGCTCCTGGGGCTTGCGCCCGCTGGGGTAGGTGACCCGCACCACCAGACGCGCCCCGCTTTCCAGGCCCTCGAGCCCCTCGGGCTTGAGCTTGAGCGCGGGCAGCCGGGCATCGTCGGGCTTGAGCCAGGCAAACCCCTGCTTGAAGTAGAGCCGTCCCACCACCTGGTGATGGGCCCGCTCGAGCACCTCCACCACCACCCCCCAGGGTTTGCCATCGCGGCCTGGGGGACGCGGCTCGGCGCGTACTCGATCCCCGTGCCAGGCCCCGCCGGTGTGGCCTTTGGGAATGTAAAGGTCGGGTAAGTCGGGGTTGGCCGGGATCACAAACGCAAATCCTGCGGCGTGGGCTTGCAGACGACCCTCGAGGCCCTTTTGCGCTAGCGCCTCGGGAAGCTGGTAGAGTTTGCGCCGTGGCTCGACCACTTTGCCCTCGACTACCAGCAAGTCCAGGGCCTCTTTGGCCTGCTCCTTGTCGAGCCGCAGGCTCCGCACCAGCTCGCGCAGACTAAAGCGCTTTTTGGGGTGCTTTTTGAGATACTCGTAAATCTGCTCAAGCATGATGTTTTTAGGTCGAGAAGTTCGAACTACCGTATCGCACGCTCAGCGCTCCTCGCCTCATCATAAAGCACCCACGCTGGGTTATTCACACATCCCAGGCTAAAGAACGCCCTCGAAGGCCAGCCGGGTAGCGCTCAGGGCCCCCTCCAGCGCCTCCACGCACTGGTCGATGTGGGTTTTTTCCACGATCAAGGGTGGCTCCAGGCGCACCACCTTGGGATTGTTGAGGCCAAAGGCCGTCAGTACCCCGCGGGTAGCCAGCTCGGCCACCACCACCGCGCCGATGTCGGCATCGCTGAACTCGAGGCCCACCAACAAACCCCGCCCCCGCACCTCCTGGATAAACTCGGGGTAGGCCTGCTGCAACCCGGCCAGTTGCCCCATCAGGTAGTGGCCCATTTCCAGGGCGCGGGCGGGTAGATCCTCGCTGAGCGTTACCTCGATAGCCGCCAGTGCCGCCGCTGCTGCCAGCGGGTTGCCCCCAAAGGTGGTGGAGTGAATCAGGGGCTCGGTCTTGTAGATGCTCAGGATTTCCGGGCGGCAGATGGTGGCCGAGATGGGCATCACCCCGCCCCCCAAGGCCTTGGCGCTCACCAGGATGTCGGGCTCTACCCGCTCCCAGTCCACCGCCCAGAGCTTGCCGGTGCGGCCCATACCGGTCTGCACCTCGTCGGCAATCAGCACCACCCCTTTTTCGCGGGTTATACGCCGCACCTCGCGCAGATACCCCTCGGGGGGCACCCGGATGCCCCCCTCGCCCTGGATGGGCTCCACGATCACCGCCGCGGTGTCGGGGCCGATGGCCGCCTCGATGGCCTGGGCATCGCCGTAAGGCACCACCGTTACCCCCGGCACCAGAGGTCGCGCCGGAAGCTGGTAGTGCTCGCGCGGCGTGACCGAGAGGGCCCCCAGGGTTTTGCCGTGGTAGCCCCCCTGGGTGGTGATAAAGCCCGGCTTGCCTGTGTAGAAGCGGGCAAACTTGAGCGCGGCCTCCACCCCCTCGGCGCCGGAGTTGCCGAAGTAGACCATCGAAAGCTCGCCAGGGGTAATCTCGGCCAGCCGGGCGGCCAGCCTGGTGGTGGGCTCGGAAACCAGCACCCGCACCGACATGGGCATTTTGTCGAGCTGGGCCTTGGCTGCCTCCACCACCTTAGGATGCCGGTGGCCCAGCGACAGGGTTCCGTACAGGCCCAGAAAATCCAGGTAGCGCTTGCCTTCGGTGTCCCAGACGTATACCCCTTCGGCGTGGGACTCTACTTTGTCCAGCCCGGTAAAGCGCAAAAGCCCTGCCAGGCCGGGGTTGATGTGTCGTTCGAACTGTTCGAAAAGGGTCATGATCGGTTCTGAGTTTATCACGCTCGAGGCCGCACTGTTTGATGCGCGGTCTGGGGAACTACGCACGCTGTATGTGCTCCACGCGAAGCCTTCACTCTTGTTCTGGGCGACAAGGCGATATTTTGGCCCCAGGCGCGTACGAGCGCGCGCTGCATCCTGCATGATCATCGAGCGCTGCGAAGCCCTGCCGGATGAGTCCCGTCAGATTCTGGGGATTTGCACCAAGCACGAAGCCTCCGAGCGACCTTTTCGGGAGCTTTAGGCTTCAGGTTCGCTTCTTGCGTTTGGTTTTGGCAGCGGGCTGGTGCTCCGGGTGCTCATCCAGCAAAATCACCGAACCCCCCGGAAGCCGACCCTCGCGCAGGATGGCCTCGTAGACCAGGCGCTCGTCGTCGGTGAGCTCGAGGTCCGGGCCGCGTTGCTGGAGCAGGATGCGTGCGGGAATGTAGTTCCAGGGGCCGCCAATGCGGTCGGGTAGGCGCCCGTGTTCCTTGAGGTAGGGCACCACGCCCAGCATGGCGTAGAGTGCCGCCGTAACCTTTAGCTCGCGCTCGCTCCTTGGTTTTTCGCTATTTGGGCTTTTTGCAGCTCCAGCCATGACGCCTCAGCATACGGCCAGCGCTTTTTCAGTTCGGCGGAACCAGGTGCCTAAGCAAAGGCTCGGCAACCGTAGCCGGAATCCGCACCGCCTTACCCTGTGCGTCCTGGCAAAGGTGGCGGGTATAGCCTTCGGCCAGGAGGGTCTGGCCCCTCCAGACCCGGTACTGGTAGCGAAGCGTGCGCGAGGAAGCCTCGCAGAGCCAGACCTCGACCTCCACCCGCTCGCCGAAGCGGGCCGGCTGGCGGTAGATTAGGCCCAGCTCCACCACGGCAAAAGCCAGGCCTTGGGCCTCGATCTGGGGATAGGGCAGGCCGATCTGCTCGAGCCACTCCACCCGCGCGGCCTCGAGCCAGACCACGTAGCTGCTGTGGTGCACCACGCC comes from the Meiothermus cerbereus DSM 11376 genome and includes:
- a CDS encoding 16S rRNA (uracil(1498)-N(3))-methyltransferase, whose protein sequence is MRPHRAFVPIIQPEVELGGREAHHLLDVLRARVGDTLTVFDGKGTEGRARVVQTEPGWVRLQVEETWPASKEPPHPVSLYVALLKGDHLAEVVRAATELGASTIVPILTQHCVVREISENKLLRLRRIALEAAKQCERSVVPEVKPLLPLKLLPPVSQGLVAQPRTSARVREVWDPQKPTALLTGPEGGLSDDEIQLLEERGFTPITLGPRILRAETAPVALLSLVTAGEGL
- a CDS encoding CAP domain-containing protein, giving the protein MRWFLVAVLTALAACTANPGVSYTPEDHLSSLNAVNQARAQARSCTTDGNTKAYYPAPALTWNGLLGEVARQRAEHIQQTGQFSHKEGSSNTYAVAIRAQQVGYKYLDIRENLAYNYASAETVVAAWSSSTSGHCNTLMEPHLREMGMVRRGDYWVLVVAQPQP
- a CDS encoding aldose 1-epimerase — translated: MHLEILQNRSLRLTVAPELGASIVGLELHQAGFWLPILRPTSPAALVQKHSPDTSSYILAPYSNRIREGRFVFAGKTYQLRPNWPDGQTLHGEVHGRPWSALRINEHTLHCAFDASSLHDLNFPFPFRVEVAYRLQGDSLETSTTLVNVGTEPMPAGFGHHPYFMRHLGNSREALLCFGADHIYLTDASCLPTRPAEAIPPEFDFSQPRPVGATTLDHVFAGWNGKLSLDWPGSDWRMELSADPIFSHLVVFTAPDGSVALEPVTHATDGFNLLSQGWENTGVRVLEPGEKLAGSLRLTLVPSG
- a CDS encoding M20 metallopeptidase family protein, which codes for MNLQEAIAAITPSLIEMRRDFHRHPELAFQEVRTSARLADFLQGLGLEVTRGVAQTGVVARLKGARPGKTVLVRADIDALPIQEASGVEYSSQTPGVMHACGHDGHAAIAAHVAAVLVRFKDQIAGEVRFAFQPAEEIVSGAKPMVEAGVLEGVDSVVGLHLYSLMPTGKVGVRPGPSMAAADAFTIELTGKGAHAAMPHEGVDTVLMAAQLIVALQSLVSRETDPIQTAVITIATVSAGEGAHNIIPETAILKGTLRTFDPTLREKLIRRINELSQGIAAAMGGRASVNWLPGSPAVVNDPQMVERFRRVAREVVGESAVLEVPPVMGGDDMSEFLNRRPGVYFWLGAGDPDLGKNRPHHHPGFWIDDTRALPLGVELITRTVLDFLA
- a CDS encoding helical backbone metal receptor — protein: MKLVHDWLGPLELPDTAQRIVSLAPNVTETLFALGLGERLVGRSAFCYRPAATLSLPVVSSYTRVRWELLESLKPDLVLISTGVQRELLFELHRRGFPIFPIPLPQSPYGILENIAVLGALLEATEAATGLCARLSERYGALYKALPPLRVYLEFDLGGPITVGRGSYVGEALRYLGLQNIFAEHPQSYFQPDLAEVARRGPELVIYEPKPHRSRPLEKAQRLLAERGWCFPLVVTGGDELAHYGPLFFDYLEALVGQIRALLPA
- a CDS encoding AEC family transporter gives rise to the protein MEALLNTVVPVAFIVLTGYLVGKRIDFDLQTLSKLSIYVLVPVLIFDAMLRAKLTGASVLGITAGFFLASLGLYLLALGLSRWLRFEQGTAKAMIASATFPNSGNMGLSLTFFALGQPGLDRAIVFFIASSVLMFGLGPAFLRGGGFLQSLWFTLKLPLFWALAGGLLVRGLSIPLPLGLGEGVHLLGQACIPVMLLTLGIQIARSKPEWGGFELQASALRLVAAPLLAALAGWVLGLERLDIQVLVLQSAMPIAVNAFLMAGEFGGDGVRAARAVVASSVLSFVTIPVVLLLIGVG
- a CDS encoding 50S ribosomal protein L11 methyltransferase, which gives rise to MHVFRLRGDFQTLDLYSAFLFEQGARGLEEKPGEVWAYFPERVELPLPGEWLELPDTDWLEAYKRDLKPVRAGPFVVLAPWHEWEGQEKRIVIEPGMAFGTGHHETTRMALETLAQRTEPGMRVLDLGTGSGILAIGAALLGAEALGIDIDPTVIPQAVENARYNQVEASFKQGSLDDIEGPFDLVVANLFAELHAYFAQKYRELFGVCGTLILSGILAEREPIVRSALEANRFELLSRRQEGEWVCLTYAAC
- the coaE gene encoding dephospho-CoA kinase (Dephospho-CoA kinase (CoaE) performs the final step in coenzyme A biosynthesis.) translates to MRLIGLTGGIGSGKSTVAQRLRALGVPVLDADEYAREGALVLKSEICQTFPEACSGGEINRAALGRLIFSDPEARRRLEALIHPYVRQRMREETEKARQAGHRLVVHDIPLLFETGREKDFAGVLVVAAPTDLRKARVMARSGLSEAEFEARDQSQLPQEDKVRRATWVIWNDADLDTLYSRVEAWLEEVQR
- a CDS encoding DUF4864 domain-containing protein codes for the protein MPLLLLVLLLSWAGAQRLQDVPARDQAAIRAVILAQMEAFKRDDAARAFSFASPGIRQAFQTPARFLEMVRSSYAQIYRPLKVTFGSAQRSVGALMQVRQVVNLVGLDGQKAVAYYLMERLEDGSWVIAGVYLELVTDDQTI